The following are encoded together in the Candidatus Thorarchaeota archaeon genome:
- a CDS encoding ATP-binding protein, producing the protein MPLDRDRLGEPYGKVGIGNQSMLGIMGNNRDVSVGEIFMIYSKRDGSERVFFFRVLDLENYLRHVDDMSRVAGTLMVEGDAYLSGIERNMLLAVGGKMLGYAELKKDPKSGDDQWEFRSPRRLPDHLADVYRPLRGTSDAVVREMLDTQTGGEIYVGDLQIGESTLDVPISIPAKYLPMHVGIFGSTGAGKSNLMMVLVKAMIDNNLQAARNKDASLRRVSAFCIDPHDEFAQGVDQYGIQDIVEAMDPQTRSDVLGDFYYLTSHLAATSREISRYGRDIRILWEEIQPRDLYSIMDFTPQMSFFIDSIYAQERENWVAAILDMSEDPSGTPSGTVHAVQRRLGVLERSSIFARSGNSILSDIYTAMESGRVLVVNTTLLSDMEQFLLTTVVTRTVSDLRRAAKSSGTLGDFEAQGQVRLPRPFFERVKAQAKKFYSAGGADDAAPMRDLRTLPVIMITVEEAPSILNPQLMQGQSVFKDISRQGRKFNIGLLVVSQQVSVLDNVILSQMNTEINLRLGNEREIKACIENASVNISGFEDEFRVMARGEAILTASYRELPLPLKIPLFDDLFKRDRSKYKSPKARPDEKHML; encoded by the coding sequence ATGCCACTCGACAGAGACAGACTAGGCGAACCATATGGAAAGGTCGGAATTGGAAACCAGTCCATGCTGGGTATAATGGGCAACAACAGGGACGTGAGCGTCGGAGAGATCTTCATGATCTACTCGAAGAGGGACGGGAGCGAGCGGGTCTTCTTCTTCAGAGTGCTTGACCTTGAGAACTACCTCCGGCATGTGGATGACATGTCAAGGGTAGCTGGCACCCTGATGGTCGAAGGTGACGCGTATCTGTCTGGTATCGAGAGGAACATGCTCCTCGCTGTAGGTGGGAAGATGCTGGGCTATGCCGAGCTGAAGAAGGACCCCAAGTCAGGGGATGACCAGTGGGAGTTCAGGTCTCCGCGTCGTCTGCCGGACCATCTGGCCGATGTGTACAGACCATTACGTGGGACCTCTGATGCAGTTGTGAGAGAGATGCTCGACACCCAGACGGGTGGCGAGATATACGTCGGGGACCTTCAGATAGGCGAGTCGACTCTGGATGTTCCAATCAGCATTCCTGCCAAGTATCTCCCAATGCATGTGGGAATCTTTGGTTCTACTGGAGCAGGCAAGAGCAACCTGATGATGGTCTTGGTCAAAGCAATGATTGACAACAACCTCCAAGCAGCCAGGAACAAAGATGCAAGTCTGAGGAGGGTCTCAGCGTTCTGCATTGACCCGCATGACGAGTTCGCTCAAGGCGTAGACCAGTACGGCATTCAGGACATCGTCGAGGCGATGGACCCACAGACTAGGTCTGATGTGCTAGGTGACTTCTACTACCTGACTTCACATCTGGCTGCCACATCACGAGAAATCAGCAGGTATGGACGCGACATTCGCATATTGTGGGAAGAGATTCAGCCAAGAGACCTGTACTCCATCATGGACTTCACACCTCAGATGTCCTTCTTCATAGACTCGATCTATGCACAAGAACGAGAGAACTGGGTCGCCGCGATACTCGATATGAGCGAGGACCCGAGTGGGACCCCAAGTGGGACTGTACATGCAGTACAGAGGCGTCTGGGCGTCTTAGAGCGCTCGTCAATCTTCGCCCGCAGTGGCAACTCCATTCTCAGTGATATCTATACAGCAATGGAGTCCGGGCGGGTACTGGTAGTCAACACAACGTTGTTGAGCGACATGGAGCAGTTCCTCCTCACCACGGTCGTGACGAGGACTGTTTCTGACCTGAGGCGGGCTGCAAAGAGCAGTGGCACTCTAGGTGACTTCGAGGCTCAGGGTCAGGTGCGACTTCCGAGGCCTTTCTTCGAAAGAGTGAAGGCCCAGGCCAAGAAGTTCTATAGTGCAGGCGGCGCCGACGATGCCGCTCCGATGAGAGACCTTAGGACACTGCCGGTGATCATGATTACAGTTGAAGAGGCGCCGTCAATACTCAACCCCCAGCTCATGCAGGGTCAGTCCGTGTTCAAAGACATCTCTAGGCAGGGACGGAAATTCAACATTGGTCTCCTGGTAGTGAGTCAACAGGTAAGTGTACTTGATAATGTCATCCTGAGCCAGATGAATACCGAGATCAACTTGCGACTTGGCAATGAGCGGGAGATAAAGGCCTGCATAGAGAATGCGAGCGTGAACATCTCTGGCTTTGAGGACGAGTTCAGAGTGATGGCCAGAGGTGAGGCCATTCTGACTGCATCCTACCGCGAACTGCCTCTACCGCTAAAGATTCCCCTCTTCGATGACCTCTTCAAGCGCGACCGGAGCAAGTACAAGTCGCCCAAGGCAAGACCGGACGAGAAACACATGTTGTGA
- a CDS encoding exonuclease SbcCD subunit D: MKKRIAHISDTHLGARPREGVRPGVWGVEMRARLLENDFYERFAEIFDRIAALDPPVDLVIHSGDLYDSPWDKNPQSPPPVALETALLVLKQFIQKTGIPVLLIEGNHGLYRNMEVSLLDYLRISLDGVSVATYVDFKRALSEGRPLFFRYDELDVYCFPYIEPGLLESAGLVSDFNDWVTIHQKPSRRDAVSVAVAHGMDIDKTLHHSIFSNKYDYVALGHDHHQHQYREDAWYAGSPERWRFDESRHEKGFLLVEIEKGQPPVVTPQKIELERPVLTDQIVLRPDMTVETAIEVIDEWFESKGLKTAWNPRTAARVSLALTDDSPQVRGNELNIALEGLRSRVFTEGSGYNISQFVWSLKRSDTEHYASAFPEIESEYLIADPEADFKEFLSSKQLDSGYDPEVLTRIAVGALKFAVTRPDEKLTLEGLEEERE; encoded by the coding sequence ATGAAGAAGCGCATTGCCCACATTTCCGACACACACCTTGGCGCTCGACCTCGTGAGGGGGTCCGACCGGGCGTATGGGGCGTAGAGATGCGAGCGAGGCTACTTGAGAACGACTTCTATGAACGCTTCGCGGAGATATTCGACAGAATCGCCGCTCTTGACCCACCAGTGGACCTTGTGATACACTCAGGAGACCTCTACGACTCCCCGTGGGACAAGAACCCTCAGAGTCCACCTCCTGTCGCCCTTGAGACTGCTCTGTTGGTGCTCAAGCAGTTCATCCAGAAGACCGGGATTCCCGTGCTTCTTATCGAAGGCAATCATGGTCTATATCGTAATATGGAGGTGTCGCTGCTCGACTATCTGCGAATCTCTCTTGACGGAGTGAGTGTCGCCACTTATGTCGACTTCAAGCGAGCCCTCAGCGAGGGTCGTCCTCTCTTCTTCAGGTATGATGAACTTGATGTCTATTGCTTTCCTTACATCGAACCCGGGCTCTTGGAGTCCGCGGGTCTGGTTTCAGACTTCAATGACTGGGTCACGATTCACCAGAAACCATCGAGGAGAGATGCGGTTTCTGTGGCGGTCGCACACGGCATGGATATTGACAAGACCTTGCATCACTCTATCTTCAGCAACAAGTATGACTATGTAGCTCTTGGACATGACCACCATCAGCACCAATACCGGGAGGATGCGTGGTATGCGGGCTCTCCGGAGCGCTGGAGGTTCGACGAGTCACGTCACGAGAAGGGATTCCTCTTGGTCGAGATTGAGAAGGGGCAGCCACCCGTTGTCACCCCACAGAAGATTGAGTTGGAGCGGCCCGTCCTCACCGACCAGATTGTGCTGAGACCTGATATGACCGTAGAGACCGCCATCGAAGTTATCGATGAGTGGTTTGAGTCAAAGGGACTGAAGACGGCGTGGAACCCCCGGACTGCTGCACGTGTCAGTCTGGCTCTGACTGATGACTCTCCCCAAGTGCGAGGCAATGAGTTGAACATAGCTCTTGAAGGGCTCAGGTCAAGAGTGTTCACTGAGGGTTCGGGCTACAACATCTCTCAGTTTGTGTGGTCGCTTAAGAGGTCTGATACCGAACACTATGCATCTGCGTTCCCAGAGATTGAATCTGAGTACCTCATTGCAGACCCCGAGGCTGACTTCAAGGAGTTCTTGTCCTCGAAACAGCTGGACTCCGGTTATGATCCTGAAGTACTGACTCGTATTGCTGTGGGTGCTCTCAAGTTCGCTGTGACCCGACCCGACGAGAAACTGACCCTTGAAGGACTTGAGGAGGAGAGAGAGTGA
- a CDS encoding AAA family ATPase: MKILTLDVKDFKPYRRLTLPEEGELPEGLILVRGSNSTGKSSLFEAILWALWGPRAVGSGVENDDLVSFSGVQCRVQMTFDVDGKVYKIERSYDSADGMKVVLYEKKNNAWKSVGDKSGTVERNLQEILNLEWQQATNTLLVRQGEVALIANSTPSALRELLLKVYNIELIEQMEGQLNHLEKDIEGKLKDKRTSYERPETAEAYASQIRESVKQLQRAHDGKNEELKTVQSQLASLPARAAIRALHDLSAAIDRKSAELAERQEVLQNALDEAGLMDTDPSLIEARQRQLEREMERLNSLQTTIDSRISEIDQQTGHINGVARDFGAKIAVLESAVRVSARADMLCPTCQKPLTSDECNHILSEYRQSISQGELTLKELKAERSRLAGESRETRASMVVVEGALKGLSRLRSRQSEVEASKKQLEEKEAELQAVLRTLGVKSIESLLKKHGVDAVVDLHTLIEQTSTRYESLKGELESFEQRLQDEQRALAEQEAKVILMRQLQAEIESLEKILEHTRYVRRKLVKSFVADYVFQKRLIGIVRGATNRYVREFTSGQYTSIDLVPTSASGIGGQGVALKVQDARDNALKKTSQLSYGDKTAVSIGLRLGISRTMSSVRPLRGSPAVSPRVRCVLLDEPLGGLDKTRRAAVIDGLTRDHSFKQIFLITHTDVQGHEDVPTIDVTRTGASSEARLHIPSDE, encoded by the coding sequence GTGAAGATACTCACGCTTGATGTCAAGGACTTCAAACCCTACCGAAGGTTGACGCTTCCCGAAGAGGGCGAGTTGCCAGAGGGACTCATCCTTGTACGCGGTTCGAATTCCACTGGCAAGTCTTCCCTGTTCGAGGCCATTCTGTGGGCGCTCTGGGGGCCGAGGGCTGTTGGATCCGGAGTTGAGAATGACGACCTGGTCAGCTTCTCAGGAGTTCAGTGCCGTGTTCAGATGACCTTCGATGTTGATGGCAAGGTCTACAAGATAGAGCGTTCCTATGACTCGGCGGACGGAATGAAGGTAGTTCTCTATGAGAAGAAGAACAACGCATGGAAGAGTGTCGGGGACAAATCTGGTACAGTCGAGAGGAACCTCCAGGAGATCTTGAATCTGGAATGGCAGCAAGCGACTAACACACTGCTAGTACGCCAGGGTGAGGTTGCACTGATTGCCAACTCGACACCATCAGCTCTTCGAGAGCTCCTGCTGAAGGTCTACAACATAGAACTCATCGAACAGATGGAAGGGCAGCTTAACCACTTGGAGAAGGACATCGAGGGCAAGCTGAAGGACAAACGCACAAGTTATGAGCGTCCTGAGACCGCCGAGGCCTATGCCTCGCAGATTCGCGAGAGTGTGAAGCAGCTTCAGCGTGCACATGACGGCAAGAATGAGGAGCTGAAGACAGTCCAATCGCAGCTTGCGAGTCTCCCGGCTCGAGCGGCGATTCGAGCTCTTCACGACCTGTCTGCTGCCATCGACCGGAAGTCCGCGGAGTTGGCCGAGCGCCAAGAGGTCCTCCAGAACGCGCTTGATGAGGCTGGTCTAATGGACACCGACCCTAGTCTCATAGAGGCTAGACAGCGCCAGCTGGAGCGGGAGATGGAACGTCTTAATTCATTACAGACAACGATAGACTCGCGGATATCGGAGATAGATCAGCAGACCGGGCACATCAACGGGGTCGCTCGTGACTTCGGTGCGAAGATTGCCGTCTTGGAATCAGCTGTCCGCGTGTCTGCCCGCGCCGACATGCTATGTCCAACATGCCAGAAACCTCTGACGTCTGACGAGTGCAATCACATTCTCAGTGAGTACAGGCAGTCAATCTCTCAGGGTGAGCTCACGCTCAAAGAGCTGAAGGCAGAGAGGTCACGTCTTGCAGGTGAATCTCGTGAGACCCGGGCCAGCATGGTTGTGGTGGAGGGAGCTCTGAAGGGACTGTCACGACTTAGGAGTCGCCAGTCCGAAGTAGAGGCCTCGAAGAAACAACTTGAGGAAAAGGAAGCGGAACTCCAAGCAGTCTTGAGGACGCTTGGGGTGAAAAGCATTGAGAGCCTTCTCAAGAAGCACGGAGTCGATGCCGTCGTTGACCTCCATACTCTCATAGAGCAGACATCAACTCGCTATGAGAGCTTGAAGGGGGAATTGGAGTCCTTCGAACAGCGACTCCAAGACGAACAGCGCGCGCTCGCTGAGCAGGAGGCCAAGGTGATTCTGATGCGTCAACTGCAAGCTGAGATTGAGTCACTGGAGAAGATCCTTGAGCATACAAGGTACGTGCGAAGGAAGCTGGTCAAGAGTTTTGTTGCAGATTATGTCTTCCAGAAGCGACTCATTGGAATTGTCCGCGGTGCAACGAATCGTTACGTGCGCGAGTTCACGTCAGGGCAGTATACTAGCATCGACCTCGTACCTACTTCTGCCTCAGGAATCGGGGGTCAAGGAGTGGCTCTGAAAGTACAGGATGCGCGCGACAATGCGCTCAAGAAGACCTCTCAGCTGAGCTACGGAGACAAGACTGCAGTGAGCATCGGTCTCAGACTGGGGATCAGTCGGACCATGAGCAGCGTTCGTCCTCTCAGGGGTAGTCCTGCGGTCTCTCCGAGGGTGCGATGCGTGCTGCTCGATGAGCCTCTTGGGGGACTTGACAAGACACGACGTGCAGCAGTCATCGATGGCCTGACCCGGGACCATAGCTTCAAGCAGATATTCCTCATCACGCATACGGACGTGCAGGGTCACGAGGATGTCCCGACAATTGATGTGACACGCACTGGTGCATCAAGCGAAGCCCGGCTCCACATCCCGTCTGATGAGTAG